In the Streptomyces formicae genome, one interval contains:
- a CDS encoding type 1 glutamine amidotransferase — protein sequence MSDNSLRLVWVYPDLLSTYGDQGNALVVERRARQRGLQVERYDVRSDQPVPTSGDIYLIGGGEDRPQRLAAERLRRDGGLQRAVGNGAIVFSVCAGYQIIGNEFINDLGQREPGLGLLDVVSTRGEGERCVGDVLGDIDPQLGLPQLTGFENHQGVTHVGPNARPLAQVRLGRGNGTGDGTEGAYNGTVFGTYMHGPVLARNPLIADLLLKLALDVNALPPTDDRWYEALRNERINAAQQQPA from the coding sequence ATGAGCGACAACAGCCTGCGTCTGGTCTGGGTCTACCCCGACCTCCTGAGCACGTACGGGGACCAGGGCAATGCCCTGGTCGTGGAGCGCCGCGCCCGCCAGCGCGGCCTCCAGGTCGAGCGCTACGACGTACGCAGCGACCAGCCGGTGCCCACCTCCGGCGACATCTACCTGATCGGCGGCGGCGAGGACCGGCCGCAGCGCCTGGCGGCCGAGCGCCTTCGCCGCGACGGCGGCCTGCAGCGGGCCGTGGGCAACGGCGCGATCGTCTTCTCGGTCTGCGCCGGCTACCAGATCATCGGCAACGAGTTCATCAACGACCTCGGCCAGCGCGAGCCGGGCCTCGGCCTGCTCGACGTGGTCTCCACGCGCGGCGAGGGCGAGCGGTGCGTCGGTGACGTCCTCGGGGACATCGACCCGCAGCTCGGCCTGCCGCAGCTGACCGGCTTCGAGAACCACCAGGGCGTCACCCACGTCGGCCCGAACGCCCGCCCCCTGGCCCAGGTCAGGCTCGGCCGGGGCAACGGCACGGGCGACGGCACCGAAGGCGCCTACAACGGCACGGTCTTCGGTACGTACATGCACGGCCCCGTCCTCGCCCGCAACCCGCTCATCGCGGACCTGCTCCTGAAGCTGGCCCTCGATGTGAACGCGCTGCCGCCGACGGACGACCGGTGGTACGAGGCGCTGCGCAACGAGCGCATCAACGCCGCGCAGCAGCAGCCCGCCTGA